GAATTATATAATGTTATAAAAGATAGAAAAGAAAATCCAATAGAGGGTTCCTATACTAATTATCTATTTAAAGAAGGACTGGATAAAATACTAAAAAAAGTTGGAGAAGAGAGTTCAGAAGTTATAATTGCCAGCAAGAATGATAATAAAGAAGATAAGATTTGTGAAATATGTGATCTTATATATCATGTTTTAGTTTTAATGGCAAATGAAAATATAACTCTGGAAGAGTTAAAAAAAGAACTTGAAAAGAGAAGGCAAAAAATATGCAACAAAAAGCTGGACAGAAAAGCTATAGAGAAAATATAATTTTTCATGCTATTATGAGCTGCATATAAGTTAACAAATATTTAAGCATTTAAATAGTAAATATTTAAGAATTAATATCTATAATAAGAATTATAGAAGTTTAAATGTGAAAACTTTATTTAGGAGCTGATGATAGCTTGAAAAATATAAAATTAAATATTATACCTTTAAGTCTCATGCTTGTAATACCTGTAATAAATATAATTTATAGAAAATTAAACAATCCTCTCAATGGATGTTATAATCTAGTCACTTTTTTAGATAAACAGGTGCCCTTTATAAAAGAGTTTATAGTTATATATTGGGCATGGTATCCTTTTTTGATATTAGTACTGGTATATTTTTGCTTTAACTACAGGAATATTTATTATAAAACTATGATCACCATAATTTTAGGAATGCTTCTGTGTTATATGACCTATTTTTTCTTTCAGACAACAGTACCTAGACCTGCCCTTTACGGCAGAGATATTTTTATAGGTATTATTAAGCTTACCTATAGATGGGATAAGCCCTTTAATTGTTTTCCCAGCATACATGTCTTGACAACTTATGCAGTTATGAGGGGATGTGTGGAAGGGGTAAAAAATAAGTTCAATAAAATAAGTATAAATTTTACGGGTATATTTATAATATTATCTACTCAATTTGTAAAACAACATGTAATTTTAGACTTGATTTCTGCTATAATATTAGCAGAGATATTATATAGATTTGCTGCAGGATTTATCTTAGAAAAATGTGAAATGATATTTTCAAATAAATATATTAATATAAATAGTGAACAATAAGCAGTTTTGACAATTAAATTACATTCAAATTTTGGAGATAATGAATTATAATATAAGTATGAGTTTTTAGGAGGGGTAAAAATGGATAATTACAAATTGCTGTCTGACTTAGTGGAAGCGTCTACAAAACCTATATTGGATGCTAAAGGCTATTGGCAGACAAGTATAGTAAATGTTTTAAAAGCAAAACGTGAAGAATTTGGGGATCTTAATGCTTATAGCCTGGAATTAAAAGCTGACATTGTATACATAATGACAGTATGGAGAAAACAAAGAAAGGTTATATATGACTGGGTGGAAAAATCAGCACTGCCTTCAGTAATCGAAGTAAGCAGTATGCTCTCAGATATCGACAATACCTCAAAAACAGAGGTGGTAGATGGAGATGTAGTTTTAAAATCAGGGGAACCTTTAGGCGATGATGCTGCAAATATAGTTAAAAAATATAACTTCATAGAGAATATGAATAAAAGGGTAATGTTCATGGAAAGAGAATATTTTTATTGCCGTATAAGAGATAACATACTTTTAAACGTATACCAATTCATATGGGAAAATGGAGAATTGGGAGCTGAAGTGGTAAGAGATTGTACTAAAGAAACTGTGGATAAAGTGGCTGATTTAATTTCACGCTGTGCTGACGAATGTGTGAAGGTAAATGAATTTGTTTAAGTAATAAAAAAATTATAAATTTAATAAAGAGAGAAGGTTTTATCATTAATTATATAATAATTTAGTTGATGTTATTTGACAGTTAATGTTTTTGACTTTCTCTTAATTCTTAATTTTAGGGAGGATTATGCAGTGTTTGATACACACATACATACAATTTTTTCTACAGATTCAAATATGCAAATAGAAGATGCAATAAAATATATGAGAGAAAAGAATATATCAGGTATAGTAACAGAACATATGGATATTAATTTTCCCAAAAAAGATTCATTTTGTTTTAATGTAGAGGATTATTTTAATTCATATTCTAAATATAGGGGTAATGATTTACTTTTAGGAATAGAGCTTGGCATGAAAGAGGATTGTTTTAGAGAGAGTAGTGATTTAATAAAAAATAATTCCTTTGACTATGTACTTGGGTCAGTCCATTTGGTAGAAAATCTAGATCTTTATTATGAAGATTATTATAGAGGAAAAAGTAAAAGAGAAGCCTATATTAAGTATTTTGAAGTTATACTGGGTAA
This genomic interval from Clostridium kluyveri contains the following:
- a CDS encoding histidinol phosphate phosphatase, giving the protein MFDTHIHTIFSTDSNMQIEDAIKYMREKNISGIVTEHMDINFPKKDSFCFNVEDYFNSYSKYRGNDLLLGIELGMKEDCFRESSDLIKNNSFDYVLGSVHLVENLDLYYEDYYRGKSKREAYIKYFEVILGNLDKFQFIDSLGHIDYIARYAKFEDKEIYYREFSDIIDEILNKVIKEGKCLELNTRRLDKDISVKNMINIYKRYNQLGGKYITIGSDAHQIEAIGSNFMTAREISQFCNLKIVYFKNRLMEYDKGF
- a CDS encoding phosphatase PAP2 family protein, with amino-acid sequence MKNIKLNIIPLSLMLVIPVINIIYRKLNNPLNGCYNLVTFLDKQVPFIKEFIVIYWAWYPFLILVLVYFCFNYRNIYYKTMITIILGMLLCYMTYFFFQTTVPRPALYGRDIFIGIIKLTYRWDKPFNCFPSIHVLTTYAVMRGCVEGVKNKFNKISINFTGIFIILSTQFVKQHVILDLISAIILAEILYRFAAGFILEKCEMIFSNKYININSEQ
- the hisE gene encoding phosphoribosyl-ATP diphosphatase codes for the protein MELQSVVEELYNVIKDRKENPIEGSYTNYLFKEGLDKILKKVGEESSEVIIASKNDNKEDKICEICDLIYHVLVLMANENITLEELKKELEKRRQKICNKKLDRKAIEKI